Proteins from one Staphylococcus saprophyticus subsp. saprophyticus ATCC 15305 = NCTC 7292 genomic window:
- a CDS encoding biotin--[acetyl-CoA-carboxylase] ligase: protein MSKYSKAVVYMLYQYESEYISGQFIAEQLSISRTAVKKVIDQLKEEGCQIESINHKGHRLIQLPDKWYKGIVMPTIQSQHLFEHVDVFDQVESTQLLAKQKLVGNTDTFLILSDEQTKGKGRFNRPWASAKGKGLWMSIVLRPDVPFDTITKFNLFMALGIRDAIQQFSKSDVSVKWPNDIYINNQKVCGFLTEMVANSDGIEAVICGIGINMNQEPSDFTGELAQKATSIRIHKKDKVNRYDFLEVLISQIEYRYKQFIKEPFSSIRDEYIATSNIWHKQLRFTENNVQFKGEAIDIDDNGFLIVLDENKQQHQLMSADIEL from the coding sequence GTGTCTAAATATAGTAAAGCAGTTGTCTATATGTTATACCAATATGAATCTGAATACATTTCTGGCCAATTTATTGCTGAGCAACTTTCTATATCAAGAACAGCTGTAAAGAAAGTCATTGATCAATTAAAAGAAGAAGGGTGTCAGATAGAATCCATTAATCATAAGGGACATCGCTTAATTCAATTACCAGATAAATGGTACAAAGGTATCGTTATGCCAACCATTCAATCTCAACATTTATTTGAACATGTTGACGTATTCGATCAAGTAGAGTCCACACAATTATTAGCGAAACAAAAATTAGTAGGCAATACAGATACGTTTTTAATCCTAAGTGATGAACAAACGAAAGGAAAAGGCCGTTTCAATAGACCGTGGGCTTCAGCCAAAGGAAAAGGGCTTTGGATGTCAATTGTTTTACGACCAGATGTACCTTTCGATACGATAACTAAGTTTAATTTATTTATGGCGCTTGGTATAAGAGATGCTATTCAACAATTTAGTAAAAGTGATGTTTCTGTAAAGTGGCCTAATGATATTTATATCAATAATCAAAAAGTCTGTGGCTTTTTAACCGAAATGGTTGCTAATAGTGACGGTATTGAAGCTGTTATATGTGGTATTGGCATTAATATGAATCAAGAACCAAGCGATTTTACTGGTGAATTAGCTCAAAAAGCAACCAGTATTAGAATACACAAGAAAGATAAAGTGAATCGTTATGATTTTTTAGAAGTGCTTATTTCACAAATCGAGTATCGATATAAACAATTTATTAAAGAACCATTTTCATCTATTCGTGATGAATACATAGCTACTTCAAATATATGGCACAAACAGTTAAGATTCACTGAAAATAATGTTCAATTTAAAGGTGAAGCCATTGATATAGATGATAATGGATTTTTAATTGTTTTAGATGAGAATAAACAACAACACCAATTGATGAGCGCTGATATTGAATTATAA
- a CDS encoding zinc metallopeptidase: MSFIYMIIYFVILMVLPLWAQHKVKSNYEKYSQVRSTSGKTGQEVALEILHANGIYDVDVVEGQGFLTDHYDPRKKVLVLSPANFSRPSVAGTAIAAHEVGHAIQHAQGYFFLRFRTSLVPLANIGSSIGYLAVFAGIILTSLQSTLGSTALWIGIAFMSFAVLFSIVTLPVEFNASSRAMKQIQSLDIVNEKEYRHAKKVLTAAAMTYVASTAVALAELARFILIARSSD; encoded by the coding sequence TTGTCTTTTATCTATATGATTATATACTTTGTTATATTAATGGTACTGCCTCTTTGGGCGCAGCACAAAGTTAAATCTAATTATGAAAAATATTCACAAGTCAGATCTACAAGCGGAAAAACGGGTCAAGAAGTAGCTTTAGAAATACTTCATGCTAATGGCATTTACGATGTTGATGTTGTAGAAGGACAAGGTTTCTTAACGGACCATTACGATCCACGTAAGAAAGTACTTGTACTATCTCCAGCTAACTTTAGCAGACCTTCAGTCGCTGGTACTGCTATTGCTGCACACGAAGTTGGTCATGCAATTCAACATGCGCAGGGCTATTTCTTCTTGAGATTCAGAACTTCTTTAGTACCGCTTGCTAATATTGGTAGTTCAATCGGCTATTTAGCTGTATTTGCAGGTATTATTTTAACAAGCTTACAAAGTACTTTAGGTTCTACAGCACTATGGATTGGTATAGCATTTATGTCATTTGCAGTATTGTTCTCAATTGTCACATTACCAGTTGAATTCAATGCTAGTAGTAGAGCAATGAAACAAATTCAAAGTTTAGATATCGTAAATGAAAAAGAATATCGTCATGCTAAAAAAGTACTTACAGCTGCTGCAATGACTTATGTTGCATCAACTGCAGTTGCTTTAGCAGAACTTGCAAGATTTATTCTAATTGCTAGATCAAGTGATTAA
- a CDS encoding CCA tRNA nucleotidyltransferase: MTNSLFETAKPILEKLQAHHFQAYFVGGSVRDYLMNRPIHDIDITTSATPDEIETVFDKTIPIGREHGTINVIYKGEQYEVTTFRSEGDYDDHRRPNEVFFVRNLYDDVQRRDFTMNAIAMDINYQIFDYFEGQQDIKHQLIRTVGNPDERFDEDALRIIRGLRFQSQFGFHLEEATFTAMLNHIADIKYLAIERIVVELKKLTNGDFVSKSFNNLKHFMAFKYIPFFKHYDITKFTLRNAMPFTTFVAFLISQQREIDANIADLKVSNNEKKRIKTLVQLIDQIDEVQTKSQLKLFVYDYGKKDILEVLSYLDELKRNRITSISPLIVNDQTVTEVAKQLPMLSRSEMDINGKDILEIANKKSGPWLKETLREVEYAIISGEVVNFKPELKKWVKTRV; the protein is encoded by the coding sequence ATGACTAATTCTTTATTTGAAACAGCCAAACCAATTCTAGAAAAATTACAAGCTCATCATTTTCAAGCCTATTTTGTTGGTGGCTCTGTGCGTGACTATCTTATGAATAGACCCATTCATGATATCGATATTACAACGAGCGCAACGCCGGATGAAATTGAAACAGTATTTGATAAGACCATACCTATTGGGAGAGAACATGGCACAATTAATGTGATATACAAAGGCGAGCAGTATGAGGTTACAACTTTTCGTTCTGAGGGTGATTATGATGATCACCGTAGACCTAATGAGGTCTTTTTTGTTAGAAACTTATATGATGATGTACAGCGCAGAGATTTTACAATGAATGCAATTGCGATGGATATTAATTATCAAATCTTTGATTACTTTGAAGGACAGCAGGATATTAAACATCAACTCATTAGAACTGTTGGTAATCCTGATGAACGCTTTGATGAAGATGCATTAAGAATTATCAGAGGCTTACGTTTTCAATCACAATTTGGCTTTCACTTAGAAGAAGCTACTTTTACCGCGATGTTAAACCACATTGCAGATATTAAATATTTGGCAATTGAACGCATTGTTGTTGAATTAAAGAAACTAACAAATGGTGACTTTGTATCGAAAAGTTTTAATAATTTAAAGCATTTTATGGCTTTTAAATATATTCCATTTTTCAAACACTACGACATCACCAAATTCACATTACGTAATGCCATGCCTTTTACGACGTTTGTAGCGTTTTTAATATCTCAACAGCGTGAAATAGATGCGAATATTGCTGATTTAAAAGTGAGCAACAATGAAAAAAAACGTATTAAAACATTAGTTCAACTTATCGATCAAATAGATGAAGTACAAACAAAATCACAATTAAAATTATTTGTTTATGACTATGGAAAAAAAGATATACTAGAAGTATTAAGCTATTTAGATGAATTAAAACGAAATCGTATTACATCTATATCACCATTAATAGTTAACGACCAAACAGTTACTGAAGTTGCAAAACAATTACCGATGCTGTCAAGAAGTGAAATGGATATCAATGGGAAAGATATATTAGAAATAGCGAATAAAAAAAGCGGACCATGGCTCAAAGAAACCTTACGTGAAGTCGAATACGCTATAATATCAGGTGAAGTAGTCAATTTCAAACCTGAACTTAAAAAGTGGGTGAAAACACGTGTCTAA
- a CDS encoding helicase C-terminal domain-containing protein — translation MAKPCYAVVDLETTGNQLDYDEIIQIGITFVRENKIIGTYHSMIKTDLEIPPFIQALTSIEEDMLNQAPYFHEIAEDIYKQIDGCIFVAHNVAFDLNFIKKSFKQCHINYRPKKVMDTLELFKVAFPTDKSYQLSELAEAHGIILNNAHRADEDAATTAQLMIIAFEKFESLPLDTLKQLYYLSKNLKYDLHDIIFEMVRNYDEQTLSDRFDQFEQIIYKKQIDFKAPTVQFGGNLKALYTLVTKELGLTYRPQQLYLSEIILEQLMHSEKAMIEAPLGSGKSFAYLLASLMYNIETGKHVMISTNTKLLQNQLLEKDIPAIKKALDFKINATLIKSKRDYIALGLISQILEEESSNYEVCILKMQLLIWITETDTGDIQELDLKGGQKMYFEQKLETYVPVRNDIHYFNFIKRNAQNIQIGITNHAHLIHAAHDNSIYQLFDDCIIDEAHRLPDYALNQVTNELSYADIKYQLGLIGKTENEKLLKSIDLLEQQRILEKLDIPPIDVFGLKTTVNEIHDLNEQLFTTMYDIIQSSEIQDDEVHKLHFVYHFDVTPILNDLHAIIHKLNMTLEFFNGMSHKSIKSVRKQFLYINDRFKDIEQSLKNKHTCYLSIKNLNQKSTIRLNVKDYDVKEILTKQVLDKFKSLTFISGTLTFNHSFENFKQWFNKDIEFNTYEIDTTVTSPNQTTVFIPNDVSSYNYKNINDYVSSIVNYVIEYVSVVESKCLILFTSYKMMHMVQELINELPEFEDYVVLTQQQNQNYKIVQQFNSFNKAILLGTGTFFEGFDFQSNGIKCVMIAKLPFMNQNNTKYWLMESEFTSTFKEYVLPDAVTRFRQGLGRLIRSENDKGIIVSFDDRLIRSNYKQFFEQSLERYRQKKGDIKQFSTLLKKLKKENAKKP, via the coding sequence ATGGCAAAACCTTGCTATGCTGTCGTAGATTTAGAAACTACAGGCAACCAATTAGATTATGATGAAATTATTCAAATAGGCATAACATTTGTGCGTGAAAATAAAATTATTGGAACGTATCACTCCATGATTAAAACAGATTTAGAAATTCCTCCTTTTATTCAAGCGTTAACTTCAATTGAAGAAGATATGTTAAATCAAGCACCGTATTTTCATGAAATTGCAGAAGATATATACAAACAAATAGATGGTTGTATATTTGTAGCGCATAATGTGGCGTTTGATTTAAATTTTATCAAGAAATCATTTAAACAATGCCATATCAATTATCGTCCAAAGAAAGTCATGGATACGTTAGAATTATTCAAAGTTGCTTTCCCAACGGATAAAAGCTATCAATTAAGCGAACTAGCTGAAGCACATGGGATTATCTTAAACAATGCCCATAGAGCTGATGAAGACGCTGCCACAACGGCACAACTGATGATTATTGCATTCGAAAAATTTGAATCTTTACCATTAGATACACTTAAGCAACTTTATTACCTAAGTAAAAATCTAAAATACGATTTACATGATATTATATTTGAAATGGTGCGAAATTATGATGAACAAACGCTTAGTGATCGATTTGATCAATTCGAACAAATCATATATAAAAAACAAATAGATTTTAAAGCACCAACCGTACAATTCGGTGGTAACTTAAAAGCACTATACACTTTAGTGACTAAAGAACTGGGGTTAACATATCGCCCTCAACAATTATATTTATCTGAAATTATATTGGAACAACTCATGCATAGTGAAAAAGCAATGATTGAAGCCCCTTTAGGAAGCGGTAAGTCATTTGCTTATCTACTTGCCTCACTGATGTATAATATCGAAACTGGCAAACATGTCATGATTTCTACAAATACAAAATTATTACAAAACCAATTATTAGAAAAGGATATTCCTGCGATTAAAAAAGCATTAGATTTCAAAATAAATGCGACGCTAATCAAAAGCAAACGTGACTACATCGCTTTAGGGTTAATAAGTCAAATACTTGAAGAAGAATCTAGTAATTATGAAGTTTGCATTTTGAAGATGCAATTACTGATTTGGATTACGGAAACAGACACGGGTGATATTCAGGAATTAGATTTAAAAGGCGGACAAAAAATGTATTTCGAACAAAAACTCGAAACCTATGTTCCAGTCCGTAATGATATACATTATTTTAATTTTATTAAGCGCAATGCACAAAACATTCAAATTGGTATCACAAACCATGCCCACTTAATTCACGCAGCTCACGATAACTCCATTTATCAATTATTTGATGATTGTATTATAGATGAAGCACATAGGCTGCCAGATTATGCTTTAAATCAAGTAACTAATGAATTGAGTTACGCAGATATTAAATATCAGTTAGGGTTGATTGGTAAGACTGAAAATGAAAAGTTACTAAAATCTATAGATCTACTTGAACAGCAACGTATTCTCGAAAAATTAGACATACCACCTATAGATGTTTTTGGCTTAAAAACGACTGTGAATGAGATACATGATTTGAATGAACAATTGTTTACAACGATGTATGATATTATTCAATCTTCTGAAATACAAGATGATGAAGTCCATAAACTTCATTTCGTATATCACTTTGATGTCACACCTATATTAAACGACTTACATGCCATTATTCACAAATTAAACATGACGTTAGAATTCTTTAATGGTATGAGCCATAAATCAATTAAATCAGTGAGAAAGCAATTTCTATATATTAATGATCGTTTTAAAGATATTGAACAAAGTCTTAAAAATAAACACACATGTTATTTATCTATCAAAAATTTAAATCAGAAATCTACTATAAGACTTAATGTTAAAGATTACGATGTTAAAGAAATCCTCACGAAGCAAGTGCTCGATAAATTCAAATCACTAACATTTATTTCAGGGACACTAACATTCAATCATTCCTTTGAGAACTTTAAACAATGGTTTAATAAAGATATTGAATTTAACACATATGAAATTGATACGACCGTAACATCACCGAATCAAACGACTGTCTTTATACCAAATGATGTATCATCTTATAATTATAAGAATATTAACGATTATGTAAGTTCCATTGTTAATTATGTAATTGAATACGTATCTGTTGTAGAATCCAAATGTCTGATCCTATTTACGAGTTATAAAATGATGCATATGGTTCAAGAATTAATAAATGAATTGCCTGAATTTGAAGATTATGTTGTATTAACACAACAACAGAACCAAAACTATAAGATTGTCCAACAATTTAATAGTTTTAATAAAGCCATATTGTTAGGTACAGGTACATTTTTTGAAGGCTTCGATTTTCAGTCAAATGGCATTAAATGTGTCATGATTGCTAAATTACCGTTTATGAACCAAAATAATACTAAATATTGGTTGATGGAGTCTGAGTTTACTTCTACATTCAAAGAATATGTGTTACCTGATGCTGTGACACGCTTTAGACAAGGGCTAGGTAGATTAATTCGTAGTGAAAATGATAAAGGCATTATCGTATCTTTTGATGACCGTTTAATTCGTAGTAATTACAAACAGTTTTTTGAACAATCATTAGAACGATATCGTCAGAAAAAAGGGGATATTAAGCAATTTTCTACACTCCTTAAAAAATTAAAAAAAGAAAATGCTAAGAAACCATAA
- the asnS gene encoding asparagine--tRNA ligase — MNTTIKEAKQYIGQEVTIGAWLTNKRSSGKIAFLQLRDGTGFIQGVVAKAEVDEEIFQKAKEITQESSLYVTGVISEDNRSDIGYEMQVKSIEVISEAHDYPITPKNHGTEFLMDHRHLWLRSKKQHAVMKIRNEIIRATYEFFNDNGFTKIDPPILTASAPEGTSELFHTKYFDQDAFLSQSGQLYMEAAAMAHGRVFSFGPTFRAEKSKTRRHLIEFWMIEPEMAFCEHAQSLEVQEQYVTHVVKSVLNHCKLELKALDRDTSKLEKVTTPFPRITYADAVIFLKEQGFDDIEWGEDFGAPHETAIANHYDLPVFITNYPTKIKPFYMQPNPENEDTVLCADLIAPEGYGEIIGGSERINDLELLEERLSQFELDAESYSYYLDLRRYGSVPHSGFGLGLERTVAWLSGVEHVRETAPFPRLLNRLYP; from the coding sequence ATGAATACAACGATAAAAGAAGCAAAACAGTATATTGGCCAAGAAGTTACAATCGGTGCTTGGTTAACGAATAAACGTTCAAGTGGTAAGATTGCTTTCTTACAATTAAGAGATGGCACAGGATTTATCCAAGGTGTTGTTGCTAAAGCTGAAGTAGATGAAGAGATATTCCAAAAAGCAAAAGAAATTACACAAGAGTCATCATTATATGTGACAGGTGTAATTAGCGAAGATAATCGTTCTGATATCGGTTACGAAATGCAAGTTAAATCAATAGAAGTAATATCTGAAGCACATGATTATCCAATTACGCCTAAAAATCATGGTACAGAATTTTTAATGGATCATCGTCATCTATGGTTACGTTCAAAAAAACAACATGCGGTTATGAAAATCAGAAATGAAATTATTCGTGCCACATACGAATTCTTTAATGATAACGGATTTACAAAAATTGATCCGCCTATCTTAACAGCAAGTGCACCAGAAGGTACAAGTGAATTATTCCATACAAAATACTTTGACCAAGATGCTTTCTTATCTCAAAGTGGCCAACTATATATGGAAGCCGCTGCAATGGCACACGGAAGAGTATTCTCATTTGGTCCTACATTCCGTGCAGAAAAATCTAAAACACGTCGTCACTTAATTGAATTCTGGATGATAGAACCAGAAATGGCATTTTGTGAACACGCACAAAGTTTAGAAGTACAAGAACAATATGTCACTCATGTTGTTAAATCAGTATTGAATCATTGTAAATTAGAACTAAAAGCGCTAGACAGAGATACATCTAAATTAGAAAAAGTAACAACACCATTCCCACGTATAACTTACGCTGATGCTGTTATTTTCTTAAAAGAACAAGGTTTTGATGATATAGAGTGGGGTGAAGATTTCGGTGCACCACACGAAACAGCAATCGCTAATCACTATGATTTACCGGTGTTCATCACGAATTATCCAACTAAAATCAAACCATTCTATATGCAGCCTAATCCAGAAAATGAGGACACTGTTTTATGTGCAGACTTAATTGCACCAGAAGGTTATGGTGAAATTATAGGTGGTTCTGAACGTATTAATGATCTTGAATTACTTGAAGAACGACTAAGTCAATTCGAATTAGATGCTGAAAGTTATAGTTATTATTTAGATTTACGTCGTTATGGTAGTGTGCCACATAGTGGCTTTGGCTTAGGTTTAGAAAGAACTGTAGCTTGGTTATCAGGCGTTGAACACGTTCGTGAAACAGCACCATTCCCACGCTTATTAAACCGTTTATACCCATAA
- a CDS encoding DUF1405 domain-containing protein, whose amino-acid sequence MNIKTLWHAMIYHKGVLYFLLICNLLGTVYGYIWYGSQLSVTDIQFKAFVPDSPTASLFLCIIILAYIFGKQTPIFEALAFVSLIKYGVWAVIMNIIMFIQYDAVTITGCMLILSHGVMAVEAFVFYPRFKISISAFIIAMIWVFHNDIIDYVFMQYPYYDFIASHIEGVAYLAFWLSIIPLILYLNLTRFKKDKIFDH is encoded by the coding sequence ATGAATATAAAAACGTTATGGCATGCAATGATATATCATAAGGGTGTGCTTTACTTCTTACTTATTTGTAATTTACTAGGAACGGTATATGGTTATATATGGTACGGTAGTCAACTTAGTGTTACTGATATACAATTTAAGGCCTTTGTACCTGATAGTCCGACTGCATCACTGTTTCTATGTATTATCATTCTGGCCTATATATTCGGTAAACAAACACCCATTTTTGAGGCTTTGGCCTTTGTATCGCTTATTAAATACGGTGTTTGGGCAGTCATTATGAATATCATCATGTTTATACAATACGATGCAGTAACGATTACGGGTTGCATGCTTATACTATCGCATGGCGTAATGGCAGTTGAAGCATTCGTCTTTTATCCAAGGTTTAAAATATCTATTTCAGCATTTATTATTGCTATGATCTGGGTATTTCATAACGATATTATCGATTACGTTTTTATGCAGTATCCCTATTATGATTTTATCGCGAGTCATATTGAAGGTGTTGCTTATCTCGCTTTTTGGTTGAGTATTATTCCGTTAATTCTATATTTAAATTTAACTCGATTTAAAAAAGATAAAATATTTGACCACTAA
- a CDS encoding nucleotide pyrophosphohydrolase, giving the protein MKSMKEMQTEIDDYIGQFKTGYFSPLANLARLTEEVGELSREINHVYGEKKKKASEDDNTIKAELGDNLFVLMCIANSLDIDLTESFDETMEKFNTRDKNRFERK; this is encoded by the coding sequence ATGAAATCTATGAAAGAAATGCAAACCGAAATAGATGACTATATTGGACAGTTTAAAACAGGATATTTTTCTCCATTAGCGAACCTAGCGCGCTTAACTGAAGAAGTCGGGGAACTTTCAAGAGAAATCAATCATGTATATGGTGAGAAGAAGAAAAAAGCTTCAGAAGATGATAATACAATTAAAGCAGAATTAGGAGATAACTTATTTGTCTTAATGTGTATTGCCAATTCTTTAGATATCGATTTAACTGAAAGCTTTGATGAGACGATGGAGAAATTTAATACACGTGACAAAAATCGTTTCGAACGAAAATAA
- a CDS encoding YpiB family protein — MTYTLQQSKAAFIEYLLFHYQFKSRISVWVLNLIKSSPNLLQQIHFVDARIPNHNTLEIATENTVEPAIRFTLDNQQLINSNEIFEFIANDALSFDIKVYFSDTQKRDYKLDNLLLTQLLNSPYYAVYMQDIYSIPLSKQSETSIISHLQDNIDLSLQLHDKALFYQLSQILNTFKLRNVNTSTRD; from the coding sequence ATGACTTATACCCTACAACAATCTAAAGCAGCTTTTATTGAATACCTTCTATTTCATTATCAGTTTAAATCTAGAATTAGTGTATGGGTATTGAATTTAATCAAGTCATCACCGAATTTATTGCAACAAATACACTTTGTAGATGCACGTATTCCAAATCATAACACACTAGAAATAGCTACAGAAAATACGGTAGAGCCTGCAATAAGATTTACACTAGACAATCAACAATTAATCAATAGCAATGAAATCTTTGAATTTATAGCAAATGATGCTTTGTCTTTTGATATAAAAGTATATTTTAGCGACACGCAAAAAAGAGATTATAAATTAGATAATTTATTGTTAACACAATTACTCAATTCACCTTATTATGCTGTATATATGCAAGATATATACAGCATTCCTTTATCGAAGCAAAGTGAGACTTCTATTATTTCTCATTTACAAGATAATATTGATTTAAGTTTACAATTACATGATAAAGCGTTGTTTTATCAATTATCACAAATCCTTAATACGTTTAAATTAAGAAATGTAAATACATCAACGAGGGACTGA
- the bshA gene encoding N-acetyl-alpha-D-glucosaminyl L-malate synthase BshA: MKIGITCYPSMGGSGIIATELGIKLAERGHDIHFITSNIPFRIRKPLPNMTFHQVEVNQYAVFQYPPYDITLSTKIAEVINEYDLDVLHMHYAVPHAVCGILAKHMSQKDIKIMTTLHGTDITVLGYDHSLKNAIKFGIEGSDVVTSVSQSLAQQTYDIIETDKEIVPIYNFVREKEFPTKLNTPTSEDEQLKACYGIQPDEKVLIHVSNFRSVKRIDTIIDTFARVHKAIPSKLILLGDGPELMDMKEKARQLNLEDAVLFLGKQNWVSQFYQISDLVLLLSEKESFGLTLLEAMKSGVVPIGSTAGGIKEVIKHEDTGYIVNVGDDEAASAYAIQLLTNPELYHEMQTRMLEDVANRFSSDLIADQYEYYYKKMLEGNND; encoded by the coding sequence ATGAAAATAGGCATCACTTGTTATCCATCTATGGGTGGTTCAGGCATTATAGCTACAGAATTAGGTATCAAACTCGCTGAGCGTGGTCATGATATTCACTTTATTACATCTAATATACCGTTTAGAATAAGAAAGCCTTTACCAAATATGACGTTCCATCAAGTTGAAGTAAACCAATATGCCGTTTTTCAATATCCACCCTATGATATAACACTGAGTACAAAAATCGCTGAAGTCATCAATGAATATGACTTAGATGTGCTACATATGCATTATGCTGTGCCTCATGCTGTGTGTGGTATATTAGCAAAACATATGTCACAAAAAGATATAAAAATAATGACGACCTTACACGGTACTGATATTACAGTGCTCGGTTATGACCATTCTTTAAAAAATGCAATTAAATTCGGTATTGAGGGCAGCGATGTGGTGACGAGTGTAAGTCAATCACTTGCACAACAAACTTATGATATCATCGAAACTGATAAAGAGATTGTCCCTATATATAATTTTGTAAGAGAAAAAGAATTTCCTACCAAACTCAATACACCAACTTCAGAGGATGAACAACTAAAAGCTTGTTACGGTATCCAACCTGATGAAAAAGTACTGATTCATGTGTCCAATTTTAGATCAGTGAAACGTATCGATACGATTATTGATACATTTGCAAGAGTGCATAAAGCTATCCCATCTAAATTAATCTTACTTGGCGATGGCCCTGAACTTATGGATATGAAAGAAAAAGCACGTCAACTTAATTTAGAAGATGCAGTGTTGTTTTTAGGTAAGCAAAATTGGGTGAGTCAATTCTATCAAATTTCAGACTTAGTTCTATTATTGAGTGAAAAAGAAAGCTTTGGATTAACATTGCTTGAAGCTATGAAATCTGGTGTGGTTCCAATTGGTTCAACTGCAGGTGGTATTAAAGAAGTAATTAAACATGAAGATACTGGATATATCGTTAATGTTGGAGACGATGAAGCTGCAAGTGCGTATGCGATTCAGTTACTAACTAATCCTGAACTATATCACGAAATGCAAACGCGAATGCTAGAAGATGTTGCAAATAGATTTTCATCTGATTTAATTGCAGATCAATATGAGTATTATTACAAAAAAATGTTAGAGGGTAACAATGACTAA
- a CDS encoding tetratricopeptide repeat protein, which produces MEDIYKLIDDINLQKLDNLDTRVNDALSSPKDDALFILGETLYNYGLMPQGLEVFRTLYHKYPDESELLIYFIEGLMSENHTDEALEYLSEVEMSTERLMLEADLYQQLNMLEVAISKLDEAIDIEPNDPIIHYALAELLYYDGQYLRATSEYETVLETGEYEVNGVNLFSRLADCSLQSGNYSDAIKMFDEISEDEMDSEDYFKKAIAYEKNDLTQEAINLVQTLLSKDPDFLQAYFYLQQLYENEHNHADAIEIGKEGLRLTQFYKELMVSTGTIQIEHGDANEGVQLLIQALEVDNAYQEPLLILSDLYRQEEDYESLIGLLQYVDEEDLDPVFMWHLAYALGQEERDKEAQHFFELAYTTLQTQSAFLSDYYYYLIEIGQIKQAKMILDQLLELEPSNETWHDEAERLQSF; this is translated from the coding sequence ATGGAAGATATCTACAAACTCATAGACGATATCAACTTACAAAAATTAGATAACCTAGATACACGGGTAAATGATGCATTAAGTTCCCCTAAAGACGATGCATTATTTATTCTTGGTGAAACGTTATATAATTATGGTTTAATGCCTCAGGGCTTAGAAGTGTTCCGTACGCTTTACCACAAATATCCTGATGAAAGTGAACTATTAATCTATTTCATCGAAGGGTTAATGTCTGAGAACCATACTGATGAAGCCTTAGAGTATTTAAGTGAAGTGGAAATGTCCACTGAAAGATTAATGTTAGAAGCTGATTTATATCAACAATTAAATATGCTTGAAGTTGCAATTAGTAAACTTGATGAAGCAATTGACATTGAACCAAATGATCCAATTATTCATTATGCATTAGCAGAATTATTATACTATGACGGACAGTATTTAAGAGCTACGTCTGAATACGAAACTGTCCTTGAAACAGGCGAATATGAAGTAAATGGCGTGAATTTATTTTCACGTCTAGCTGACTGTAGTTTGCAAAGTGGGAATTATAGCGATGCTATCAAAATGTTTGATGAAATTAGTGAAGACGAGATGGACTCTGAAGACTATTTTAAAAAAGCAATTGCTTATGAAAAAAATGATCTTACGCAAGAGGCAATTAATTTAGTACAGACTTTATTATCTAAAGATCCTGATTTCTTACAAGCTTATTTTTATTTACAACAATTATATGAAAATGAACACAACCATGCAGATGCAATTGAAATTGGTAAAGAAGGTTTGCGCTTAACACAATTTTATAAAGAATTAATGGTCTCTACAGGAACAATTCAAATAGAGCATGGCGATGCAAATGAAGGTGTCCAATTGCTTATTCAAGCATTAGAAGTAGATAATGCATACCAAGAACCTTTACTAATATTAAGTGATTTATATAGACAAGAAGAAGATTACGAATCACTCATAGGATTACTACAATATGTTGACGAAGAAGACTTGGATCCTGTCTTTATGTGGCATCTTGCCTATGCACTTGGCCAAGAAGAACGAGATAAAGAAGCGCAACACTTTTTCGAATTAGCGTATACGACGTTACAAACACAATCAGCATTTTTAAGTGATTACTATTATTATTTGATTGAAATTGGCCAAATTAAACAAGCCAAAATGATTTTAGACCAATTATTAGAATTAGAGCCTAGTAATGAAACTTGGCACGACGAAGCTGAAAGATTACAATCTTTCTAA